In Topomyia yanbarensis strain Yona2022 chromosome 2, ASM3024719v1, whole genome shotgun sequence, one DNA window encodes the following:
- the LOC131682998 gene encoding conserved oligomeric Golgi complex subunit 7: protein MDLCCVSENSFYVIKFVNTQLKKDGNKENKENIIAALVSRLQIYVEQINSLLEQSSLQHDLTIPCGIKEVKVLHTQINFFMQKCCQLQREIVYIQHATRAYISNLEHLELNFDKLQVAKYGMQESDRWHRIIAELDELLGQNDIVELKDKFLALKKSLLAQSKMPGQAERDLQFEYLTNRIEALANPIVVHCIQTADTDCLMQHVELYKTIRRVSHLRQCYRSVHTNILLDKWKNITKPGDGINFLSDFYEILLHFVENQHKLCKQTFADVLELVDIVSETLSAIQISRQTFTMNLLKTTSDKLDLLVRVAENNANFLSRIEKVLKDQIIPTDKRERLSVGIFSYFDTFVDLYSGIEETYVDGMMKSIDVSDTNLADNIRNLNFHSTRIVKWIDDALERCIVITRGKSIYDIAKIIENALMAYNEKMSIIQMRITLQKLPEQTDWNLLQININLLEHLGDLLITVQRCDSNIHFIINTNSDSYFDAIGASRKSDKDCERKSKFTIKNHESASVTLFSNQYISLKNVAIEIYNNIVLMIVSPIEKQILQMNFLLDKQFQGFNLPDYSVAPQEYITRVGQHLLTLPQHLEPLLLTPSASLKYFLKDFNSTYESGDTCADVLLSIVVERTCIIYVKIIDDILSLSASGAKQLAIDIEYFGHVLEELSLQLNIEMIQIITLLRIPPEQYKTASSVSNNIRLVTSIRQKRNIVTC, encoded by the exons gATCTCTGTTGCGTTTCGGAAAATTCTTTCTACGTAATAAAGTTCGTAAATACCCAGTTGAAAAAAGACGGCAATAAAGAAAATAAGGAG AACATTATTGCAGCGCTAGTATCAAGATTGCAAATATATGTTGAACAAATCAACTCTTTGTTGGAACAATCTAGTCTTCAGCATGACTTAACTATACCTTGCGGGATTAAGGAAGTAAAAGTATTGCATACTCAGATaaatttttttatgcaaaaatgtTGTCAACTTCAAAGAGAAATTGTATATATACAACATGCGACACGCGCTTATATCTCTAATTTGGAACATCTGGAATTAAATTTTGATAAGCTTCAAGTGGCAAAATATGGCATGCAAGAATCAGATCGTTGGCATAGAATAATTGCTGAGCTAGATGAGTTACTTGGGCAAAATGATATAGTTGAATTAAAAGACAAGTTTTTAGCATTGAAGAAATCTCTTCTTGCACAATCAAAAATGCCAGGGCAAGCGGAACGAGATTTGCAGTTTGAGTATTTAACAAATAGAATAGAGGCCCTGGCAAATCCCATAGTCGTACATTGTATTCAAACAGCGGACACTGATTGTCTAATGCAACATGTTGAATTATATAAAACTATCAGACGCGTATCACACCTTAGACAGTGCTATCGATCTGTACATACAAATATACTTTTGGACAAAtggaaaaatatcacaaaacctGGAGATGGAATCAATTTTCTATCCGATTTCTATGAAATACTCTtacattttgtcgaaaatcagCACAAATTGTGCAAACAAACGTTTGCGGATGTTTTGGAATTAGTGGATATTGTGTCTGAAACTTTAAGTGCTATTCAGATCTCTAGACAAACATTTACAATGAACCTGCTGAAAACAACTTCCGATAAGCTCGACCTGCTAGTTAGAGTTGCAGAAAATAACGCGAATTTTTTATCGCGTATTGAAAAGGTACTAAAAGACCAAATAATTCCAACTGATAAACGCGAACGGCTGTCGGTAGGAATTTTTTCGTATTTCGATACATTTGTCGATCTATATTCAGGAATTGAAGAGACTTATGTAGATGGAATGATGAAGAGCATCGATGTTTCAGATACCAACCTAGCTGACAATATACGCAATTTGAATTTTCACAGTACAAGGATAGTAAAATGGATTGACGATGCGCTTGAGCGCTGCATTGTGATTACACGAGGAAAATCTATTTATGATATCGCGAAGATTATCGAAAATGCATTAATGgcgtataatgaaaaaatgagtaTAATACAAATGCGAATAACACTTCAAAAACTACCAGAGCAAACAGACTGGAATTTACTTCAGATAAACATAAACCTGTTAGAGCATTTAGGCGATTTATTAATCACTGTTCAACGATGTGACTCGAACatacattttataataaataCTAATTCAGATAGCTACTTTGATGCAATAGGTGCATCGCGAAAATCTGATAAAGATTGCGAAAGAAAATCAAAGTTCACAATTAAAAATCACGAAAGTGCTTCCGTAACATTGTTTTCTAACCAATACATTTCATTGAAGAACGTTGCTATAGAAATTTACAATAATATCGTTCTAATGATTGTTTCTCCCatagaaaaacaaattttacaaatgaaTTTTCTGCTCGATAAGCAATTTCAAGGATTCAACCTGCCGGATTATAGCGTTGCTCCGCAAGAGTATATAACCCGAGTAGGGCAACATTTGCTTACACTTCCTCAACATCTAGAACCATTGTTGCTGACACCATCAGCttctttgaaatattttttgaaggACTTTAACAGTACGTACGAAAGTGGAGACACATGTGCTGATGTTCTATTAAGCATTGTAGTGGAAAGAACATGTATAATATATGTGAAAATCATAGATGATATTCTAAGTTTATCCGCTTCCGGAGCAAAACAACTGGCCATTGATATCG